One genomic window of Hydra vulgaris chromosome 03, alternate assembly HydraT2T_AEP includes the following:
- the LOC124808712 gene encoding putative kinase HI_0665 isoform X2, producing the protein MEVDEFPDLIEVKYLSSLAVKHIFPNDVVCDLEISSIHNFNEKALIIERFDRSVELNYSSSTINNENIKRRHFEEFNQLLNFLSEKKYESSYDEMAVFIHQNIKLKRCNLNKLLKPFRRILAFILIGNTDAHLKNFAMFHEPDGSLCLTPMYDIVL; encoded by the exons ATGGAGGTCGACGAGTTTCCAGATTTAATTGAGGTAAAATACTTAAGCAGCTTGgcagttaaacatatttttccaaaCGATGTTGTCTGTGATTTAGAAATAAGTAGCATTcacaattttaatgaaaaagcaTTGATTATAGAAAGATTTGATAGATCTGTAGAACTGAATTATTCTTCAAGTAcaataaacaatgaaaacatAAAGCGACGTCACTTTGAAGAATTTAatcagttattaaattttttatcggAAAAAAAGTATGAATCGTCTTACGATGAAATGGCAGTCTTTATTCaccaaaatataaagttaaaacgttgcaatttaaataaacttttgaaacctTTCAGAAGAATCTTGGCATTCATTTTGATTGGAAATACAG acGCTCACTTGAAAAACTTTGCAATGTTTCATGAACCAGATGGTTCACTTTGTCTTACTCCAATGTATGATATAGTATTATGA
- the LOC136078453 gene encoding uncharacterized protein LOC136078453, translating into MSLPKSLENLSTKVIDSKMKRVQLSGAQKRKQAKEKEHTISLVKATSRKLTSYLVLDQQQAKKDFTDTIGPLDKSTIGCSANPDTVIELDNEICCKCNPLQSAEDDDKDADDKDENDKINQAIDLGPWIDFSAYDVAYWVDCGPTNCQHHFGPFDKSCRIYAGGKITRYCSQKLFYGTKANGEQYRREWLLYSPSTESVYCFVCKLFASTGSTNFADKNGFSDGKITFMLRCTTKARRANNEEYSYWEHVLRRAIAVICTIAERGLAFRGTNENFGSLQNGNYLGLLELVSQFDPFLAPHIANYGNSGKGNPSYLSKTICEELIEIMSKKIREVIVDEVKTSGYFSLSVDSTPDISHTDQLSVVLRYVADGEPIERFLTFLELQNHTSEASTNRWKILKGCFVNRTLVKSLSDTRWDAHAVATEAILKSLLQILKALECIQEDQSQKGDTRREAENIAKKMQELEFAFMLVFWKEILQHFHRVSQALQKEQMNLKTCADLYSSLADHLHKSRNEFERFEEAAKIMTLGVDYKSTLTRNRKRKAPLLTNLRQK; encoded by the exons ATGTCTCTTCCCAAGAGTTTAGAAAATTTGAGTACAAAGGTAATAG attcCAAAATGAAACGTGTTCAGTTAAGTGGTGCACAAAAGAGAAAACAAGCTAAAGAAAAAGAGCACACTATTTCTCTTGTGAAAGCTACGAGCAGaaaattaacaagttatttagttttagatCAGCAACAAGCAAAAAAGGATTTTACTGACACTATCGGCCCTCTTGATAAGTCTACTATAGGCTGTTCTGCAAATCCAGACACTGTAATAGAGCTTGATAATGAAATTTGTTGTAAGTGTAACCCTCTTCAATCTGCTGAAGATGATGATAAAGATGCAGATGATAAAgatgaaaatgataaaattaatcaaGCAATAGATCTAGGACCGTGGATTGACTTTTCCGCTTATGATGTGGCTTACTGGGTTGACTGTGGGCCTACTAACTGTCAGCATCATTTTGGTCCCTTTGATAAATCTTGCCGTATTTATGCTGGAGGAAAAATAACAAGATATTGTTCCCAAAAACTTTTCTATGGCACAAAAGCGAATGGTGAGCAGTACAGGAGAGAGTGGTTATTGTATTCACCATCCACGGAATCTGTGTACTGCTTTGTTTGTAAACTTTTTGCATCTACAGGTTCCACAAATTTTGCTGATAAAAATGGGTTCAGTGAtggaaaaataacatttat GCTCCGGTGTACTACAAAAGCTAGAAGAGCAAATAATGAAGAGTATAGTTACTGGGAACATGTTTTGAGACGAGCAATAGCGGTTATTTGCACTATAGCCGAGCGTGGTCTGGCTTTCAGAGGAACTAATGAAAATTTTGGATCTTTACAAAATGGAAATTATTTAGGACTGCTAGAGTTGGTCAGTCAGTTTGATCCATTTTTAGCACCACACATTGCGAATTATGGAAATTCTGGAAAGGGAAATCCTTCTTATTTATCCAAAACTATATGTGAAGAACTGATTGAAATTATGTCCAAAAAAATCCGTGAAGTAATTGTAGATGAAGTAAAGACTTCTGGTTATTTCAGCTTGTCAGTAGACTCAACACCCGATATTTCACATACAGATCAGTTAAGCGTTGTTCTTCGATATGTAGCAGATGGAGAGCCCATTGAGCGCTTTTTGACTTTCTTGGAGTTGCAAAATCACACTAGTGAAG CTTCAACCAACAGATGGAAGATTCTGAAAGGATGCTTTGTGAATAGAACCCTGGTAAAGTCTCTTTCCGATACCAGATGGGATGCACATGCTGTTGCAACTGAAGCTATCCTAAAGTCTCTTCTTcagattttaaaagcattagaATGTATTCAAGAAGATCAGTCACAGAAAGGAGATACCAGAAGAGAAGCAGAAAACATTGCAAAGAAGATGCAAGAATTAGAATTTGCTTTCATGCTTGTTTTTTGGAAAGAGATATTACAGCATTTTCACAGGGTTAGTCAGGCTCTCCAAAAAGAGCAAATGAACTTAAAAACGTGTGCTGATTTGTATTCTTCACTAGCAGATCACTTGCATAAATCTAGGAATGAATTTGAAAGATTTGAAGAAGCTGCAAAAATAATGACACTAGGTGTAGATTATAAGTCAACTTTGACCCGTAATCGTAAACGAAAGGCGCCATTGTTGACAAACTTGAGACAGAAATGA